A window of Mucilaginibacter sp. PAMC 26640 contains these coding sequences:
- the rpsP gene encoding 30S ribosomal protein S16 (binds to lower part of 30S body where it stabilizes two domains; required for efficient assembly of 30S; in Escherichia coli this protein has nuclease activity) — MATKIRLQRHGKKGKPFYYIVVADARAPRDGRFIERVGSYNPNTNPATIDINFEKTLEWVNNGAQPTDTCRAILSYKGVLYKKHLEGGVKKGALTAEQADAKFAEWLDQKDSKITGKKSNLNATKDEARKLALIAEAKKKDDKAAAIAAKNAPVAEETEEAPADDAAAETESAE, encoded by the coding sequence ATGGCAACTAAAATCAGACTGCAAAGACACGGTAAAAAAGGAAAACCTTTTTACTACATTGTAGTAGCAGATGCCCGTGCTCCAAGAGACGGTCGTTTTATTGAGCGTGTAGGTTCATACAACCCTAACACTAACCCGGCTACTATCGACATCAATTTCGAAAAAACTCTTGAGTGGGTTAACAACGGCGCACAGCCAACAGACACTTGCCGTGCAATACTTTCTTACAAAGGTGTATTATACAAGAAACACTTAGAAGGCGGTGTAAAAAAAGGTGCTTTAACAGCAGAACAGGCAGACGCTAAATTTGCTGAATGGCTGGATCAGAAAGACAGCAAAATCACAGGTAAAAAATCAAACCTTAACGCTACAAAAGATGAAGCCCGTAAATTGGCTTTAATTGCTGAAGCTAAAAAGAAAGATGATAAAGCTGCTGCCATTGCTGCTAAAAATGCACCAGTTGCAGAAGAAACAGAAGAAGCTCCTGCTGATGATGCAGCTGCAGAAACTGAAAGCGCTGAATAA
- a CDS encoding 16S rRNA processing protein RimM produces MKAEDCFRIGTVLKTKGLKGEMQLYIDFEGAENIKVTSLFLDIAGKLVPFFVESIKFNQKNSAYLYLEDIDTIEKAAMLVRKDIYLPNKAKPKKKKEEFTLKDLKGFIAVDIYEGELGEITEVHEFPQQLIAAVTYKGNEVLFPLNESIIQGIDVVKNIVSVDLPEGLLDIYME; encoded by the coding sequence ATGAAAGCAGAAGATTGTTTCCGGATAGGTACCGTATTAAAAACAAAAGGATTAAAAGGCGAAATGCAGTTGTATATCGACTTTGAAGGCGCAGAGAACATTAAGGTTACCTCGCTGTTCCTGGATATTGCCGGCAAGCTGGTGCCTTTTTTTGTTGAATCGATAAAATTCAATCAGAAAAATAGTGCATACCTGTATTTAGAGGACATAGATACCATAGAAAAAGCAGCGATGCTGGTTCGGAAAGATATTTACCTTCCCAATAAGGCAAAGCCCAAAAAGAAAAAAGAAGAATTTACGCTTAAAGATTTAAAAGGCTTTATTGCTGTTGATATTTACGAAGGCGAGCTGGGCGAGATCACGGAAGTTCACGAATTCCCCCAGCAGCTGATTGCTGCCGTTACTTACAAAGGTAACGAGGTGCTGTTCCCCTTAAATGAAAGCATTATCCAGGGGATAGATGTGGTAAAGAACATCGTATCTGTAGACCTACCGGAGGGTTTGCTGGATATTTATATGGAGTAA
- a CDS encoding [Fe-S]-binding protein, translated as MGNTAAAFLAASEEKAFEMDHRRIINHNIDKYDTAVVRGQSRMINLDNSKKKGHAIKWKVMENLDKFLPEFEANFQKRGGKVIWANDAEEANREILSIIQKANAKTVIKSKSMVTEEIQLNEFLESNQIESLESDLGEYIVQLLGQKPYHIVTPAMHLSKEDIAKLFNEKFGTPPDATPEQLTQKARELLREKYLKADVGVTGANFIIADTGSIAISENEGNARLTTSFPKIHITVVGIEKLIPSITDLDLFWPMLATHGTGQNLTVYNTILSGPRQPDETDGPEEMYVILLDNGRTNLLAQKDQRQGLYCIRCGACLNVCPVYKNIGGHTYDTPYSGPIGSVITPHMRGMEEFKHLSYASTLCGKCTEVCPVKIDIHKMLLLNRRDAVTENLSPKLEQWGWALWKKGMLKRNFTDFFGGKVKNFMLKTFFKKAWGNFKEMPVVADKSFSKQWIERDKADKQND; from the coding sequence ATGGGAAACACCGCAGCAGCGTTTTTGGCAGCCTCCGAAGAGAAGGCATTCGAGATGGACCACCGGCGGATCATCAATCATAACATAGATAAGTATGATACGGCTGTTGTTCGTGGTCAATCGCGGATGATCAACCTGGATAATTCCAAAAAAAAGGGCCATGCCATTAAATGGAAAGTAATGGAAAATCTGGATAAATTCCTGCCGGAATTCGAAGCCAATTTCCAAAAGCGCGGAGGTAAGGTGATCTGGGCCAATGATGCTGAAGAAGCCAACCGCGAGATCCTTAGCATTATTCAAAAAGCCAACGCCAAAACGGTTATCAAATCCAAATCAATGGTTACCGAAGAAATTCAGTTGAATGAATTTTTAGAAAGCAACCAAATTGAATCATTGGAAAGCGACCTGGGCGAATATATTGTACAATTGCTTGGCCAAAAGCCATATCATATTGTTACCCCGGCCATGCACCTCTCCAAAGAGGATATTGCCAAGCTATTTAATGAAAAATTTGGCACACCGCCGGATGCCACGCCAGAGCAGCTTACCCAAAAAGCCCGTGAGCTGTTGCGCGAAAAATATTTAAAGGCCGATGTTGGCGTAACCGGGGCCAATTTCATCATTGCCGATACCGGCAGCATTGCCATCAGCGAGAATGAAGGCAATGCCAGGCTCACTACATCGTTCCCCAAGATCCACATCACGGTTGTAGGGATAGAAAAGCTAATTCCATCCATTACCGATCTCGATCTCTTTTGGCCAATGCTGGCAACCCACGGCACGGGGCAAAACCTTACGGTATATAACACCATACTGAGCGGCCCGCGCCAGCCTGACGAAACTGATGGCCCCGAAGAAATGTACGTAATACTGCTGGATAACGGCCGCACCAACCTGCTGGCTCAAAAAGACCAGCGCCAGGGTTTATACTGCATTCGTTGCGGCGCTTGCCTTAACGTTTGCCCGGTTTATAAAAACATTGGCGGCCATACGTATGATACGCCATACAGCGGGCCTATAGGATCTGTAATCACCCCGCACATGCGCGGCATGGAAGAATTTAAACACCTCAGTTACGCATCTACCCTGTGCGGCAAATGTACCGAGGTGTGCCCGGTTAAAATAGATATCCATAAAATGCTGCTGCTTAACCGCCGCGATGCGGTTACAGAAAATCTGAGCCCCAAATTAGAACAATGGGGCTGGGCCCTCTGGAAAAAGGGAATGCTTAAACGCAATTTTACCGATTTTTTTGGCGGCAAAGTGAAGAACTTCATGCTGAAAACATTCTTTAAAAAAGCCTGGGGCAATTTTAAGGAAATGCCGGTAGTGGCTGATAAATCGTTCAGTAAACAATGGATAGAACGGGATAAGGCCGACAAACAAAACGACTAA
- a CDS encoding dehydrogenase, with protein MTFDRKHIDNDGLITFYKKLLLPRLVEEKMLILLRQGRIGKWFSGIGQEAIAVGSTLAMEADEYILPMHRNLGVFTARNVPISRLMAQWQGKLSGFTRGRDRSFHFGTQEFKIIGMISHLGPQMALADGIALADKLSGKQKVTLVYCGEGATSEGDFHEAINIAAVWDLPVIFLIENNGYGLSTPTKEQYRCESISDRAIGYGIEGRKIDGNNILEVYHTVNQLATAMRQNPRPVLLECITFRMRGHEEASGTKYVPQELLAEWQKKDPLDNFEKYLLSEQVLRPEWVPYLRNEFTKLIDAEIEKVFSEPDIIPHLQTELDSMYRMFNIPKLPPYEALTNKRYIDAISDGLRQGMRKHPNLVVMGQDIAEYGGAFKITQGFLEEFGKERVRNTPICESGIVGTAMGLALNGYKAVVEMQFADFVTCAFNQIINNLAKTYYRWGQAVDVVIRMPAGGGTGAGPFHSQTNEAWFTKTPGLKVVYPAFPDDAKGLLMAAIADPNPVMYFEHKALYRSISGNVPDEDYYVEIGKANIVRPGTKASIVTYGMGVHWAMEYAEKHPEHAIEILDLRSLQPWDKEAVVKTVKKTSRVLVLHEDTLTSGFGAEIAAYIGEHSFKYLEAPVMRCASLDTAIPMNKDLEDQFLAKSRLEECMDALLKF; from the coding sequence ATGACTTTCGACCGTAAACATATCGATAATGACGGTTTAATAACTTTTTACAAAAAATTATTATTGCCCCGGTTAGTTGAAGAGAAGATGCTGATCCTGTTGCGGCAGGGCAGAATTGGCAAATGGTTTTCGGGGATCGGGCAGGAGGCAATTGCCGTAGGCAGTACGCTGGCTATGGAGGCCGACGAATACATTTTACCTATGCACCGTAACCTGGGTGTGTTTACCGCGCGCAATGTTCCAATCTCCCGTTTAATGGCGCAATGGCAGGGTAAGCTGTCTGGTTTTACCCGCGGTCGCGACCGTTCTTTCCATTTCGGCACACAAGAATTTAAGATCATCGGGATGATCTCTCACCTGGGCCCGCAAATGGCGCTGGCTGATGGTATTGCCCTTGCCGATAAACTCAGCGGGAAGCAAAAAGTTACCCTGGTGTATTGCGGCGAGGGGGCAACCAGTGAAGGGGATTTCCACGAAGCCATTAATATTGCCGCCGTTTGGGATCTGCCCGTAATATTCCTGATCGAGAATAATGGCTACGGCCTCTCCACCCCCACCAAAGAACAATACCGTTGCGAATCTATCTCAGACCGGGCCATTGGTTACGGTATCGAGGGCCGGAAGATTGATGGCAACAACATCCTGGAGGTTTACCACACGGTAAATCAGCTGGCAACAGCAATGCGCCAAAACCCCCGCCCGGTTTTACTGGAATGCATCACGTTCAGGATGCGCGGGCATGAGGAAGCCTCGGGCACCAAATACGTTCCGCAGGAACTGTTAGCGGAATGGCAAAAAAAGGACCCGCTGGACAACTTTGAAAAATACCTGCTGAGCGAACAAGTATTGCGGCCGGAATGGGTGCCTTACCTGCGCAATGAGTTCACCAAGCTGATAGATGCAGAGATAGAAAAGGTTTTCAGCGAGCCGGACATCATTCCCCACCTGCAAACCGAACTGGATAGCATGTACAGGATGTTTAACATCCCTAAGCTGCCGCCTTATGAAGCTTTAACAAACAAGCGATACATAGATGCCATTAGCGATGGCCTTCGCCAGGGCATGCGCAAACACCCCAACCTGGTGGTGATGGGGCAGGACATTGCCGAATACGGCGGTGCCTTTAAAATAACCCAGGGATTTTTAGAAGAGTTTGGCAAAGAGCGGGTACGCAATACGCCCATTTGCGAATCGGGCATTGTAGGCACGGCCATGGGCCTTGCATTGAACGGCTACAAGGCAGTTGTAGAAATGCAGTTTGCCGATTTTGTAACCTGCGCATTCAACCAGATCATTAACAACCTGGCCAAAACTTATTACCGCTGGGGCCAGGCGGTAGATGTAGTGATCAGGATGCCGGCAGGCGGCGGTACCGGTGCAGGGCCGTTCCACTCGCAAACCAACGAAGCCTGGTTCACCAAAACGCCCGGCTTAAAAGTGGTTTACCCCGCCTTCCCTGATGATGCCAAAGGTTTGCTGATGGCCGCCATTGCCGACCCAAACCCGGTGATGTATTTTGAACATAAGGCCTTATACCGCAGCATTTCCGGCAACGTGCCGGATGAGGATTATTATGTGGAGATCGGCAAGGCTAATATAGTTCGCCCGGGTACAAAGGCCAGCATTGTTACTTATGGCATGGGGGTGCACTGGGCCATGGAATATGCGGAGAAACATCCCGAACATGCTATAGAGATCCTCGACCTGCGCAGTTTGCAACCCTGGGACAAGGAAGCCGTGGTAAAAACGGTGAAGAAAACTTCCAGAGTACTGGTTCTGCATGAAGATACCCTAACCAGCGGCTTTGGCGCCGAAATAGCCGCATACATCGGCGAACATTCTTTTAAATACCTGGAGGCACCGGTAATGCGCTGCGCCAGCCTGGATACCGCCATCCCAATGAATAAAGACCTGGAAGACCAGTTCCTGGCCAAATCAAGGCTGGAAGAGTGCATGGATGCTTTATTGAAATTTTAG
- a CDS encoding ferrous iron transporter B: MKADIRVALVGNPNTGKSTLFNALTGLNQKIGNFPGVTVDKKVGYSQLPDGRRAEIIDLPGTYSLYPKSQDESIVFSVLAEKGGELAPDLVVVILDATNLKRNLLLYSQVADLKIPVIIALNMSDLAKKAGISIDINLLSQKLGVPIIPVSARRLEGIAELKEGISFANKFALQLESIDVKGIAPGLIAAISAELNIDNPYFALQLAHQHETLKFLTPAQSSRIEELEKEYTFHSQKAQATETIARYNYINDVLYDTVKTPVTAYDESHSNKIDKVLTHKVFGFIIFMGILLFMFQAIFAWSAYPMSLIEDLFIWIEGGLRSVLPGGPLADLLIDGVVAGLSGVMVFIPQIAILFAFISILEDTGYMSRVTFMMDKIMRKVGLNGKSVVPLIGGFACAVPSIMSTRTIENWKDRMITIMVTPLVACSARLPVYTLLIALVVPSRNIWWIFNLQGLALTGMYVLSLISAVIVAWVMKHLLKARERGYFIMELPVYRMPRWNNVLFSMYERAKTFVFEAGKVIIAVSVILWVLSSYGPGNRFEKIEQKYSAKTYTTTVKPDDLKRMVSSEKLENSYAGVLGHAIEPAIRPLGFDWKIGIALITSFAAREVFVGTMATIYSVEGDADKIDSVQDKMRHAKNPATGQPVFTLAVAFSLMMFYAFAMQCASTVAVVYRETKDWRWPAAQFAYMTALAYGAAFLVYHLLR; encoded by the coding sequence TTGAAAGCTGATATCAGAGTAGCATTAGTAGGCAATCCCAATACCGGTAAATCCACGTTATTTAACGCATTAACCGGACTCAATCAAAAAATAGGAAATTTTCCTGGTGTTACTGTTGATAAAAAAGTAGGTTATTCCCAACTGCCTGATGGCCGCCGTGCGGAAATTATTGATCTGCCGGGTACATACAGCTTATACCCAAAAAGTCAGGACGAATCGATCGTGTTTTCGGTACTTGCCGAAAAGGGCGGTGAGCTTGCTCCCGATCTGGTAGTGGTGATCCTGGATGCAACAAACCTTAAACGAAATCTTTTACTCTACAGCCAGGTTGCCGATCTGAAGATCCCGGTGATCATCGCTTTAAATATGAGCGACCTTGCCAAAAAAGCGGGGATCAGCATCGATATCAATTTGCTCTCCCAAAAGCTGGGGGTACCGATTATTCCGGTTTCGGCAAGGCGGCTGGAAGGAATAGCTGAATTGAAGGAGGGAATCTCCTTTGCTAACAAGTTTGCCTTGCAGCTGGAAAGCATAGATGTAAAGGGGATAGCTCCCGGGCTGATAGCAGCCATAAGTGCTGAATTAAACATCGATAACCCTTACTTTGCACTTCAGCTTGCACACCAGCACGAAACACTTAAATTTTTAACGCCTGCCCAAAGCAGCCGCATAGAGGAACTTGAGAAAGAGTACACCTTCCATTCGCAAAAGGCACAAGCCACGGAAACCATTGCGCGGTACAACTATATTAATGATGTACTTTACGATACGGTTAAAACACCGGTAACCGCATATGACGAAAGCCACAGCAATAAGATAGATAAGGTACTTACCCATAAAGTATTTGGCTTTATCATTTTCATGGGTATCCTGCTGTTTATGTTCCAGGCCATTTTTGCCTGGTCGGCGTACCCTATGTCGCTCATTGAAGATCTTTTTATCTGGATAGAGGGTGGGCTTCGTAGTGTTTTACCGGGAGGGCCACTGGCCGATCTGCTGATAGACGGCGTTGTTGCCGGGTTAAGTGGTGTGATGGTGTTTATCCCGCAGATTGCTATTTTATTTGCTTTTATTTCTATACTGGAAGATACCGGCTATATGTCGCGGGTTACGTTTATGATGGATAAGATCATGCGTAAGGTTGGCCTTAACGGAAAATCGGTAGTGCCGCTGATAGGCGGTTTTGCCTGTGCGGTGCCATCTATCATGAGTACCCGCACTATTGAGAACTGGAAGGACCGGATGATCACCATTATGGTTACGCCGCTGGTGGCCTGCTCGGCCCGGTTACCGGTTTATACTTTACTTATCGCCCTGGTGGTACCCAGCCGTAACATCTGGTGGATTTTTAATTTGCAGGGCCTTGCATTAACCGGTATGTATGTGCTGAGCCTGATATCAGCAGTAATTGTAGCCTGGGTGATGAAACACCTGCTAAAAGCCCGCGAACGTGGCTACTTCATTATGGAGCTGCCCGTTTACCGTATGCCACGCTGGAACAATGTTTTATTTTCGATGTATGAGCGGGCTAAAACCTTTGTGTTTGAGGCAGGCAAAGTGATCATAGCGGTATCGGTGATCTTATGGGTTCTGTCGTCGTACGGGCCGGGGAACCGTTTCGAAAAGATCGAGCAAAAATATAGTGCAAAAACCTATACCACCACCGTTAAGCCGGATGACCTGAAGCGCATGGTATCCTCAGAAAAGCTGGAGAACTCCTACGCCGGGGTATTAGGGCATGCCATCGAACCTGCTATCCGGCCATTAGGCTTCGATTGGAAGATAGGGATAGCGCTCATTACATCCTTTGCCGCCCGGGAAGTATTTGTAGGCACCATGGCCACTATTTACAGTGTAGAGGGCGATGCCGATAAAATAGATTCGGTACAGGATAAAATGCGCCATGCAAAAAATCCGGCAACCGGGCAACCTGTTTTTACCCTGGCGGTAGCCTTTTCATTAATGATGTTTTACGCCTTCGCTATGCAGTGTGCCAGCACGGTAGCGGTAGTTTACCGTGAAACAAAAGACTGGCGCTGGCCCGCCGCGCAATTCGCGTATATGACCGCCCTTGCTTACGGAGCAGCGTTTTTGGTTTACCATTTGCTGCGGTAG
- a CDS encoding iron transporter, translating into MTLSQLEPGQTGIVKEFTDMEMSVKLMEMGCLPGEEVRVSRVAPLGDPIAIHVSGYQLSLRRFEASTIILQ; encoded by the coding sequence ATGACACTTTCACAGCTTGAGCCAGGACAAACCGGAATAGTAAAGGAATTTACTGATATGGAAATGTCTGTTAAATTGATGGAGATGGGATGCCTCCCCGGTGAAGAAGTTAGAGTATCACGTGTTGCCCCGCTTGGCGATCCTATCGCTATTCATGTTTCGGGGTATCAGTTAAGTTTGCGCAGGTTTGAAGCATCAACCATTATTTTGCAATAG
- a CDS encoding glycine cleavage system protein H — translation MNFPAELKYTKDHEWIKVDGDTATIGITEFAQGELGDIVYIDINTVGQEVAKEDVFGTVEAVKTVSDLFMPLNGTVLEINPLLDSQPELVNSDPYGDGWMVKISLSDAAEAESLLSADDYKSVIGV, via the coding sequence ATGAATTTCCCTGCCGAGTTAAAATATACAAAGGACCACGAGTGGATAAAGGTGGATGGTGATACCGCCACTATCGGAATTACTGAGTTTGCACAAGGCGAACTGGGCGATATCGTTTACATCGATATCAATACCGTAGGCCAGGAAGTTGCTAAGGAAGACGTTTTTGGAACAGTGGAAGCGGTAAAAACAGTATCTGACCTGTTTATGCCTTTGAACGGAACTGTATTGGAAATAAACCCATTGCTGGATAGCCAGCCGGAACTGGTAAATTCAGACCCATATGGCGATGGCTGGATGGTGAAGATCAGCCTGAGTGATGCTGCAGAAGCTGAAAGCCTTTTATCCGCTGATGATTATAAATCCGTTATCGGTGTTTAA
- a CDS encoding DUF305 domain-containing protein, with product MKKISLAAMIALAALSFQACNQAPKDTKDAADSVNAVKDTTTNGSTGIAVDENDAKFATGIANAGMTEVALGKIAAEKGVNAQVKEYGAMMATDHSKANEELMAIAKTKNITLPASPDEEHQKEITEISGKSGAEFDKAYVDAMVDGHKKVADMLEDGSKNCKDTDLMAFATKTLPVVKAHLAKIEAIQKSMK from the coding sequence ATGAAAAAGATTAGTTTAGCGGCAATGATTGCGCTCGCAGCGTTATCGTTCCAGGCTTGTAACCAGGCACCAAAAGACACAAAAGATGCAGCCGACAGCGTAAATGCAGTAAAAGACACAACCACCAATGGCTCTACAGGTATTGCAGTTGATGAAAATGATGCAAAATTTGCGACAGGGATTGCAAACGCAGGTATGACAGAAGTTGCACTTGGTAAAATAGCTGCAGAAAAAGGCGTAAATGCACAGGTAAAAGAGTATGGCGCTATGATGGCAACAGACCATAGCAAAGCCAACGAAGAGTTGATGGCTATTGCCAAGACTAAAAACATTACTTTACCTGCATCACCAGATGAAGAGCACCAAAAAGAAATTACCGAAATTTCTGGTAAATCTGGTGCCGAATTTGACAAAGCATACGTTGATGCAATGGTAGATGGCCATAAAAAAGTAGCAGATATGCTGGAAGATGGTTCAAAAAACTGCAAAGACACAGACTTAATGGCATTTGCTACCAAAACTTTACCGGTAGTAAAAGCTCATTTAGCTAAAATAGAAGCGATTCAAAAAAGCATGAAATAA
- a CDS encoding peptidase, with protein MKKHYLLFALCLLAIQMLKAQKAETIQAKTQGLTKYTGYFNFYWDEKTGKVYLEIAQLNQEFLYVNSLPAGVGSNDLGLDRGQIGNSRIVKFIRVGPKVMLIQPNYNFRAVSNNADERKSVAEAFAQSAIWGTTAIAEENGRVLIDLTPFLLRDSHKLADRLAGNDQGNFSADDSRSAVYLPNTKSFPYNTEFEAMITLAGKASGSEIASVTPDANSITVRMHQSFIKLPDDTYKPRNYDPRSGYFSIDYLDFATPIDQPIVKRLLARHRLTKKDPTLALSEPVKPIVYYVDRGAPEPVRSALIEGASWWNQAFEAAGYKNAFLVKLLPEDADPMDVRYNIIQWIHRSSRGWSYGSSITDPRTGEIIKGQVSLGSLRDRQDFLIAEGLVQPYEDGKPTSDKMMKLALARLRQLSAHEVGHTLGLQHNFAASTKDRASVMDYPPPVISLSTDGTIDLSAAYKTEIGGYDKRAILYGYQDFTAGTNEDETLKGIIGETLKQGYQFISDDDARAAGGAHPQAHLWDSGVNAAEELNRLMILRKHVLDNFSAKAIRQDAPMATIEEVLVPMYLIHRYQAEAASKMLGGLNYTFALKNDGQTVTKFIPAAEQWKAFDALMGTLTPDALAIPEKLLAMIPPRPPGYPRTRELFKSRTGLTFDPMAAAESVAGTTLLFMLQPERAARLIEYQSRDAGQPGLLPVLNKLIARTWQAPQPTGYKGELQRLVNILTLKQLLALAANTSAADNVRGIALLQVDELKNYMKGALKTSAGNTKANLLFGLSQINQFEKTPEKFQQTRPIAMPDGSPIGMDDEPAY; from the coding sequence ATGAAAAAACATTACCTGCTCTTTGCGCTCTGCCTGCTGGCCATTCAAATGTTAAAAGCCCAAAAGGCAGAAACGATCCAGGCCAAAACGCAGGGACTCACTAAATATACCGGCTACTTTAATTTTTACTGGGATGAAAAAACCGGCAAGGTGTATTTAGAGATTGCCCAACTGAACCAGGAGTTTTTATATGTTAATTCGCTCCCGGCGGGTGTAGGTTCCAATGATCTTGGGCTCGACCGCGGGCAGATAGGTAACAGCCGGATAGTAAAATTTATCAGGGTTGGCCCAAAAGTAATGTTGATACAGCCGAACTATAATTTCAGGGCAGTAAGTAACAATGCCGATGAGCGAAAATCCGTAGCCGAAGCATTTGCACAATCGGCTATATGGGGTACCACCGCCATTGCCGAGGAGAACGGGCGGGTGCTGATAGACCTTACCCCATTTTTGTTGCGCGACAGCCACAAACTGGCCGACAGGTTAGCCGGCAACGACCAGGGAAATTTTAGCGCCGATGACAGCCGCTCGGCCGTTTACCTGCCTAATACCAAAAGCTTTCCTTACAATACAGAGTTTGAAGCGATGATCACCCTGGCCGGTAAGGCAAGCGGCAGCGAGATTGCCTCAGTAACACCGGATGCCAATTCAATCACTGTGCGGATGCACCAATCATTTATAAAACTGCCAGACGATACCTATAAGCCGCGCAATTATGACCCGAGATCTGGCTATTTCAGTATCGATTACCTGGATTTTGCTACGCCGATAGACCAGCCTATTGTGAAGCGGCTTTTGGCCCGGCACCGGCTGACTAAAAAAGACCCGACTTTGGCCTTGAGCGAACCTGTAAAACCTATTGTTTATTATGTAGACCGCGGCGCACCCGAGCCGGTGCGTTCGGCGCTGATAGAAGGCGCATCCTGGTGGAACCAGGCTTTTGAAGCCGCAGGGTATAAAAATGCCTTCCTGGTAAAACTACTGCCGGAAGATGCCGACCCGATGGACGTGAGGTACAATATTATCCAGTGGATCCACCGCTCCAGCAGAGGATGGTCATATGGCTCATCCATTACCGATCCGCGCACCGGCGAGATCATTAAAGGCCAGGTATCACTGGGATCGCTTCGCGACAGGCAGGATTTTTTAATTGCCGAAGGCCTGGTACAACCCTATGAGGATGGCAAGCCCACCAGCGATAAAATGATGAAACTGGCCCTTGCCCGTTTAAGGCAGCTTTCTGCCCATGAGGTGGGCCATACACTTGGTTTGCAGCATAACTTTGCTGCCAGTACCAAAGATAGGGCCTCTGTGATGGATTACCCGCCACCGGTTATCAGCCTCAGCACCGATGGCACTATCGACCTCAGCGCAGCTTACAAAACTGAAATCGGTGGATACGATAAACGCGCCATATTATATGGCTACCAGGATTTCACGGCGGGAACAAATGAGGATGAAACCCTAAAAGGCATCATCGGCGAAACGTTGAAACAGGGGTACCAGTTTATTTCTGATGATGATGCCCGCGCCGCGGGCGGCGCGCACCCTCAGGCTCACCTTTGGGATAGCGGCGTAAACGCTGCCGAGGAGCTAAACCGGCTGATGATTTTACGCAAACACGTGTTAGATAACTTCTCGGCAAAAGCCATTCGGCAGGATGCGCCAATGGCTACCATAGAAGAAGTTTTGGTGCCGATGTACCTGATACACCGCTACCAGGCAGAGGCCGCCTCAAAAATGCTGGGCGGTTTAAACTATACGTTCGCTTTAAAAAATGATGGGCAAACCGTTACTAAATTTATTCCCGCTGCCGAACAGTGGAAAGCCTTTGACGCATTGATGGGTACCTTAACGCCCGATGCCCTGGCTATTCCTGAGAAATTGCTGGCGATGATCCCTCCGCGCCCACCGGGCTATCCGCGTACAAGGGAGCTTTTTAAATCACGCACCGGCCTAACGTTCGACCCAATGGCAGCGGCAGAGTCTGTGGCAGGCACCACCCTGTTGTTTATGCTGCAGCCAGAACGCGCCGCCAGGCTGATAGAATACCAGTCGCGGGATGCAGGCCAGCCCGGCCTTTTGCCGGTATTAAATAAGCTGATTGCCCGAACCTGGCAGGCGCCACAACCAACCGGTTACAAAGGTGAACTACAACGCTTAGTAAACATTTTAACGTTAAAACAGCTGCTGGCACTCGCCGCTAACACAAGTGCTGCAGATAACGTACGGGGTATTGCATTGTTACAAGTTGATGAACTGAAAAATTATATGAAAGGTGCTTTAAAAACATCAGCCGGCAATACAAAGGCCAACCTGCTGTTTGGCCTATCGCAAATTAACCAATTCGAAAAAACCCCGGAGAAATTTCAGCAAACCCGGCCAATAGCCATGCCGGATGGTTCGCCGATAGGAATGGATGATGAGCCGGCTTACTAA